Proteins from a genomic interval of Mustela lutreola isolate mMusLut2 chromosome 4, mMusLut2.pri, whole genome shotgun sequence:
- the LOC131830230 gene encoding olfactory receptor 2A25-like: protein MRGNQTSVTEFILLGFPLSPGIQMVLFGLFSLFFVFTLLGNGLILGLIWLDSRLHTPMYYFLSHLAIVDITYACNTVPQMLVNLQNPDKPISFAGCVTQTFLFLTFAHIECLLLVVMSYDRYVAICHPLRYSAIMSWRVCITLTLTSWILGVLLALVHLVLLIPLPFCGPQKVNHFFCEIIAVLKLACADTHINEIVVLAGAVSVLVGPFSSIVMSYIHILCAILKIQSGEGRQKAFSTCSSHLCVVGLFYGTAIIMYVGPRYGSPQERKKYLLLFHSLFNPMLNPLIYSLRNKEVKAALKRMLEKERTSRKPVE, encoded by the coding sequence ATGAGGGGAAATCAGACGTCTGTCACAGAGTTCATCCTACTGGGATTTCCCCTCAGCCCAGGGATTCAGATGGTTCTCTTTgggctcttctccctcttctttgtcTTCACCCTGCTGGGGAATGGGCTCATCCTGGGGCTCATCTGGCTGGACTCCAGACTGCACACCCCCATGTACTACTTCCTCTCCCACCTGGCCATCGTCGACATAACCTATGCCTGCAACACCGTGCCCCAGATGCTGGTGAACCTCCAAAATCCAGATAAGCCCATCTCCTTTGCTGGCTGTGTGACACAGACCTTTCTTTTCTTGACTTTTGCTCATATTGAATGTCTGCTCCTGGTGGTGATGTCCTATGATCGGTATGTGGCCATCTGCCACCCACTCCGGTATTCTGCCATCATGAGCTGGAGGGTCTGCATCACCCTGACATTGACTTCCTGGATTTTAGGAGTCCTCCTGGCTCTAGTACATCTAGTGTTACTCATACCATTGCCCTTCTGTGGACCCCAGAAAGTTAACCACTTTTTCTGTGAAATTATAGCTGTCCTTAAGCTTGCCTGTGCAGATACTCACATTAATGAAATTGTGGTTTTAGCTGGAGCAGTATCTGTGCTGGTAGGACCATTCTCCTCAATTGTGATGTCTTACATTCATATTCTATGTGCCATCCTAAAGATTCAGTCCGGGGAGGGGCGCCAGAaagccttctccacctgctcATCCCATCTCTGTGTGGTTGGACTCTTTTATGGCACAGCCATCATAATGTATGTTGGGCCCAGATATGGGAGCCCCCAGGAGCGGAAGAAATATCTCCTCCTGTTTCACAGCCTTTTCAATCCCATGCTCAACCCCCTGATCTATAGTCTGAGGAACAAAGAAGTCAAAGCTGCTCTGAAGAGGATgcttgaaaaagagagaacatcacGAAAACCTGTAGAATAA
- the LOC131830475 gene encoding olfactory receptor 2A12: protein MGSNQTWITEVILLGFQVDPKLEVFLFAFFLLFYSLTVMGNGLILGLIWLDPRLHTPMYFFLSNLAIVDMSYASSIVPKMLANLIMETKTISFAPCLLQTFLYLALAVTECMSLVVMSYDRYVAICHPLHSTVIMSWRICTILAATCWIFSFLLALVHITLILRLPFCGPQKINHFFCQIMSVFRLACANSRLNQIVLFAGSVFVLVGPLCLVLVSYMHILLAILRIQSKEGRRKAFSTCSSHLCVVGLFFGSAIVMYLAPKSSHSQEQRKILSLFYSLFNPMLNPLIYSLRNSEVKGALRRFLGKKSSV from the coding sequence ATGGGAAGCAATCAGACATGGATCACAGAAGTTATCCTGCTGGGATTCCAAGTTGACCCCAAACTTGAAGTTTTCCTCTTTGCATTCTTCTTGCTATTCTATAGCCTCACCGTGATGGGGAACGGACTCATCCTAGGGCTCATCTGGCTGGACCCCAGACtgcacacccccatgtacttcttcctctcaAACCTGGCCATTGTTGACATGTCCTATGCCTCAAGCATTGTCCCCAAGATGCTGGCAAATCTTATAATGGAGACGAAAACCATCTCCTTTGCTCCATGCTTACTTCAGACATTTTTGTATCTGGCCCTTGCTGTCACAGAGTGTATGAGTTTGGTAGTGATGTCCTATGACCGGTATGTGGCCATCTGCCATCCCCTCCATTCCACGGTCATCATGAGCTGGAGGATATGTACTATCTTGGCTGCCACTTGCTGGATATTCAGCTTCCTCTTAGCTCTGGTCCATATTACTCTCATTCTGAGGTTGCCCTTCTGTGGGCCacaaaaaatcaaccactttttCTGTCAAATCATGTCAGTATTCAGACTGGCCTGTGCGAACAGTAGACTCAACCAAATTGTTCTCTTTGCGGGCTCTGTGTTTGTTTTAGTCGGGCCCCTCTGCTTGGTGCTGGTGTCCTATATGCACATCCTGTTGGCCATCCTGAGGATCCAGTCCAAGGAGGGTCGCAGGAAGGCCTTCTCTACCTGTTCCTCCCACCTCTGTGTGGTGGGGCTCTTCTTTGGCAGCGCCATTGTCATGTACCTGGCCCCTAAATCCAGCCATTCTCAGGAACAAAGAAAGATTCTATCACTGTTTTACAGCCTTTTCAACCCTATGCTAAACCCACTGATCTATAGCCTGAGGAACTCGGAGGTGAAGGGTGCCCTGAGAAGATTCCTGGGGAAGAAGTCATCGGTGTAA
- the LOC131830476 gene encoding olfactory receptor 2A14-like, with the protein MGGNQTWITEVTLLGFQVDPALELFLFGLFCLFYTLTLLGNGVILLLICLDSRLHTPMYFFLSHLAIVDMSYASNNVPKMLANLVNLKRTISFAPCIMQTFLYLAFAHIECLILVVMSYDRFVAICHPLHYTVIMSWRTCVVLAGTSWVFSFLLALVHLILILRLPFCGPHEINHFFCEILSVLKLACADTRLNQVVIFAACVFILLGPLCLVLVSYSRILFAILRIQSGEGRRKAFSTCSSHLCVVGLFFGSAIVMYMAPKSRHPEEQQKILSLFYSLFNPMLNPLIYSLRNAEVKGALRRVLYKWRHM; encoded by the coding sequence ATGGGAGGCAACCAGACATGGATCACCGAGGTCACCCTGCTGGGATTCCAAGTCGATCCAGCACTGGAGCTCTTTCTCTTTGGGCTCTTCTGCCTCTTCTATACCCTCACCCTTCTAGGGAATGGAGTCATCCTATTGCTTATCTGTTTAGACTCCAGACTGCACactcccatgtacttcttcctctctcacctgGCCATTGTTGACATGTCCTATGCCTCCAACAATGTCCCCAAGATGCTGGCAAATCTTGTGAATCTGAAAAGAACCATCTCCTTTGCTCCTTGCATTATGCAGACTTTTTTGTATCTGGCTTTTGCTCACATAGAGTGCTTGATTTTGGTGGTGATGTCCTATGACCGGTTTGTGGCCATCTGCCACCCCCTACATTACACTGTCATCATGAGCTGGAGAACATGCGTGGTCCTCGCTGGCACTTCCTGGGTGTTTAGCTTCCTCTTGGCCCTGGTCCATTTAATTCTCATCCTGAGGCTGCCCTTCTGTGGGCCTCATGAAATCAACCACTTCTTCTGTGAAATCTTGTCGGTCCTCAAGCTGGCCTGTGCTGACACAAGGCTTAACCAGGTGGTCATCTTTGCAGcctgtgtgtttattttactgGGGCCCCTCTGCTTGGTGCTGGTGTCCTACTCACGCATCCTGTTTGCCATCCTGAGGATCCAGTCCGGGGAGGGCCGCAGAAaggccttctccacctgctcctcccacctctgTGTGGTGGGGCTCTTCTTTGGCAGCGCCATTGTCATGTACATGGCCCCCAAATCCCGCCACCCTGAGGAACAGCAGAAGATCCTTTCCCTGTTTTATAGCCTTTTCAACCCTATGCTGAACCCACTGATCTACAGCCTGAGGAATGCAGAGGTCAAGGGTGCCCTGAGGAGAGTGCTGTACAAATGGAGGCACATGTGA